A genomic stretch from Aedes albopictus strain Foshan chromosome 2, AalbF5, whole genome shotgun sequence includes:
- the LOC109425155 gene encoding DDB1- and CUL4-associated factor 11, protein MGNIVLRSRALANMSDVEFEEDVDIIEEDDLFDEPLEGEETPHENHLVSILRQLISSGEIQILNNENFPTMSLPVIKKRPNLEQLKKSAFYQSIKQASGYGADASSPSEKFSVLNMLAQRQSGLGAKGGPFIQSDKCKINNLFLPNRTERHIVNCNSKVFCGTFSRDGSQFISASQDNKIRIFDATSSQYRQVNQIEAKNVSWSVLDIDFSPDEEHFVYSTWADALFVSRMRNMESDDIHCLFLRPHCPKFGVFTVAYSNCGKQILAGANDGCLYTYDLVANRRVLMVPVAQEKHDVNAVGFLDESSNIFFSGTDNGLIRVWDQRCLNEANPESAGALIGHFDGITYIDSRNDGRYIISNSKDQSIKLWDLRVFSPADAESKIKNQVGFGHWDYRWDDVPRKFYNPVKPIDGDTSVMTYRGHRVQKSLIRAKFSPAATTGQRYIYTGCGTGRLIIYDALTGKIVQAIESHRDTVRDVAWHPHRPEVLTCSWDFHVNLQTYRSAENIKKKTCPYASRTRRMADSDDESENDSPPLRRSRRIAELRRAQANDE, encoded by the exons ATGGGCAACATTGTCCTGCGTAGTCGTGCCCTAGCGAATATGAGCGACGTCGAATTTGAGGAAGATGTTGACATTATCGAGGAAGACGATCTATTCGATGAACCACTGGAGGGAGAGGAAACTCCACACGAAAATCATCTGGTTTCGATTCTGCGGCAACTTATAAGCAG CGGCGAGATACAAATTCTAAACAATGAAAATTTTCCCACCATGTCACTACCGGTTATCAAAAAACGGCCGAATTTGGAACAGTTAAAG AAAAGCGCATTCTATCAGAGCATCAAACAAGCTTCCGGATATGGAGCAGACGCCAGCAGTCCTTCGGAGAAGTTCTCCGTGCTCAATATGCTTGCCCAGCGGCAGAGTGGATTGGGAGCCAAGGGTGGTCCGTTCATCCAGAGTGACAAATGCAAGATCAACAACCTGTTTTTACCGAATCGAACGGAGAGGCATATCGTGAATTGCAACTCCAAAGTGTTTTGTGGAACATTCTCACGGGATGGTTCCCAGTTCATTAGTGCCAGTCAGGACAACAAAATACGCATCTTCGATGCCACCTCGAGCCAATACCGGCAGGTGAATCAAATCGAGGCGAAAAATGTATCCTGGTCCGTGCTGGACATTGACTTCAGTCCTGACGAAGAGCACTTCGTCTACTCCACGTGGGCTGATGCTT TATTTGTTTCTCGCATGCGTAACATGGAATCGGATGATATACACTGTCTCTTCCTTCGGCCTCATTGTCCGAAATTTGGTGTATTTACCGTTGCATACTCCAACTGTGGCAAGCAAATTCTGGCAGGAGCAAACGACGGTTGTTTATACACATATGATTTGGTGGCGAATCGTCGTGTTCTGATGGTTCCCGTCGCCCAAGAGAAGCATGATGTGAATGCAGTTGGATTTTTAGACGAATCATCGAACATTTTCTTCAGTGGAACTGACAATGGACTAATAAGG GTTTGGGATCAACGCTGCCTCAACGAAGCAAATCCAGAGTCAGCAGGGGCACTAATTGGACACTTCGATGGGATCACCTACATCGATTCGCGTAATGATGGGCGCTACATTATTTCCAACTCCAAGGATCAGAGCATCAAGCTGTGGGACCTCCGTGTGTTTTCCCCTGCCGATGCGGAATCGAAAATTAAGAATCAAGTCGGTTTCGGGCATTGGGACTACCGGTGGGACGATGTACCCAGGAAAT TCTATAATCCAGTAAAGCCAATCGATGGGGATACTAGTGTGATGACCTACCGAGGGCATAGAGTACAAAAGAGTCTGATAAGAGCCAAATTCTCTCCAGCGGCCACCACTGGACAGCGTTACATTTATACCGGTTGTGGAACAGGTCGTCTTATAA TCTACGATGCTCTTACCGGAAAGATCGTACAAGCAATCGAAAGTCATAGAGACACGGTTCGTGACGTCGCTTGGCATCCGCATAGGCCAGAAGTGCTAACTTGTTCG TGGGACTTCCATGTGAACCTCCAAACCTACCGATCCGCGGAGAACATAAAGAAGAAGACGTGCCCTTATGCCTCCAGAACACGCCGAATGGCGGACAGTGACGATGAAAGTGAAAACGACAGCCCGCCGTTGCGGCGCTCCCGCAGAATAGCCGAACTGAGAAGGGCACAGGCTAATGACGAGTAG
- the LOC109429437 gene encoding F-box/LRR-repeat protein 20: MKSADKMNQVVSRNRFEKTYIIPEDEISKKLPKEILLRILSYLDVTSLCRCGQVSRYWNILALDGSNWQKINLFDFQRDIEGTVIENISLRCGGFLKYLCLRGCQSVGSQSIRTLAQHCHNIEHLDLAECKKITDVAIQPLSKNCSKLTAINLESCSQISDCSLKALSDGCPNLTEINVSWCNLITENGVEAIARGCNKVKKFSSKGCKQVNDRAVIALALFCPNIEVLNLHSCETITDASVSKIAEKCINLRQLCVSKCCELTDHTLIALATYNHYLNTLEVAGCTQFTDSGFIALAKNCKYLERMDLEECSQITDATLSNLAVGCPSLEKLTLSHCELITDEGIRQLAAGGCAAESLSVLELDNCPLITDATLEHLISCHNLQRIELYDCQLISRNAIRRLRNHLPNIKVHAYFAPVTPPPTSNGPRPRYCRCCEIL; encoded by the exons AAAACGTACATAATCCCAGAAGatgaaatttccaagaaactacCCAAAGAGATCCTGTTGCGTATTCTGTCCTATCTCGATGTCACCTCGCTATGCCGGTGTGGTCAG GTGTCCCGATATTGGAATATCCTAGCCCTAGATGGTTCGAATTGGCAGAAAATCAATCTGTTTGATTTTCAAAGGGATATTGAG GGCACGGTGATTGAGAACATTTCGCTGCGGTGCGGCGGTTTCCTAAAGTATCTCTGCCTCCGTGGTTGCCAGTCCGTCGGGAGCCAATCGATTCGAACCCTTGCTCAACACTGCCATAACATTGAACATCTGGATCTGGCCGAGTGCAAAAAGATCACGGACGTTGCCATTCAACCGCTCAGCAAAAACTGCAGTAAACTGACCGCCATCAACCTCGAGTCCTGCTCGCAGATCTCTGACTGTAGCCTGAAGGCACTATCGGACGGGTGTCCA AATCTCACGGAGATTAACGTGTCCTGGTGTAATCTGATTACGGAAAATGGTGTCGAGGCTATAGCCAGAGGTTGCAATAAAGTGAAGAAATTTAGTAGTAAAG GTTGCAAACAAGTAAATGATAGGGCCGTTATCGCACTAGCATTGTTTTGTCCTAATATTGAAGTTTTGAATCTACACAGCTGTGAG ACTATAACCGATGCATCGGTGTCGAAGATAGCAGAGAAGTGCATCAACTTGAGGCAGTTGTGTGTGTCCAAATGCTGTGAGCTCACGGATCACACACTGATAGCACTAGCAACCTACAATCACTATCTCAACACTCTCGAAGTTGCCGGTTGCACTCAGTTTACTGATTCAGGATTCATTGCGTTAGCAAAG AACTGCAAGTATCTGGAACGAATGGATCTGGAAGAGTGTAGTCAAATTACTGACGCTACACTATCGAACCTCGCAGTGGGATGTCCCAGTCTAGAGAAATTG ACCCTGTCGCATTGCGAACTGATCACTGATGAAGGCATCCGGCAGCTGGCTGCCGGTGGTTGCGCCGCAGAAAGTCTTTCCGTCCTGGAACTGGACAACTGTCCACTGATAACCGACGCAACGCTCGAACACctaatatcctgtcacaatttgCAGCGGATAGAGCTCTACGACTGCCAACTAATATCTAGGAATGCCATCCGTCGGCTGAGG AATCAtctaccaaatataaaagtacacGCGTACTTTGCCCCAGTGACACCGCCACCGACCTCAAACGGACCACGACCCCGGTATTGTCGATGTTGTGAGATTCTCTGA